A part of Vibrio sp. B1FLJ16 genomic DNA contains:
- a CDS encoding DHH family phosphoesterase, with amino-acid sequence MNYDIFNGDADGIIALLQLRLADPIDTKLVTGVKRDIKLVDTVDAQAGDELTVLDISMEKNMAGLERVLAQGAHVFYADHHKAGDIPQHGNLDAYIDLDANMCTALIVDKLLQGRFHAWAITAAYGDNLIAKADELADIAGFSAEQKAQLKELGTLINYNGYGSKVDDLHFHPAELYRSLLQYTSPFDVIEDKTSPYYQLQSAYQQDMDAAQAVPARHASEKLKLFELPDNAASRRISGVYGNWLANQNPDSAHAVLTENADGTYTVSLRAPLNNKQGAVAVCGQFPTGGGREAAAGVNALSRDDVTAFIDAVETYYA; translated from the coding sequence ATGAACTACGATATTTTTAATGGTGATGCTGACGGTATCATCGCTCTGCTGCAACTTCGTCTGGCAGACCCTATTGATACCAAGCTAGTAACCGGCGTAAAGCGCGATATTAAGCTGGTAGATACTGTGGATGCACAAGCGGGTGATGAGCTCACGGTGCTAGACATTTCTATGGAAAAGAATATGGCAGGTCTGGAGCGGGTGCTGGCTCAGGGTGCTCATGTCTTTTATGCGGATCATCATAAAGCCGGAGATATCCCTCAGCACGGTAACCTGGATGCGTACATCGATTTAGATGCCAACATGTGCACCGCTTTGATTGTCGATAAACTTTTGCAGGGGCGTTTCCATGCCTGGGCAATTACGGCTGCTTACGGTGACAACCTTATTGCTAAAGCTGATGAACTGGCTGATATTGCTGGCTTCTCTGCGGAGCAGAAAGCACAACTCAAAGAGTTAGGCACGCTAATCAACTATAACGGCTACGGCTCAAAAGTAGATGATTTACACTTTCATCCAGCGGAACTGTACCGTTCGCTGCTTCAGTACACCTCTCCTTTCGATGTAATTGAAGATAAAACCTCACCTTACTACCAGCTGCAGTCTGCTTACCAACAAGATATGGATGCAGCTCAGGCAGTGCCAGCGAGACATGCAAGTGAAAAGCTAAAACTGTTTGAGCTACCGGATAACGCAGCATCCCGTCGTATCAGCGGGGTTTATGGTAACTGGCTTGCAAACCAGAACCCGGATTCTGCGCATGCGGTGTTAACCGAAAATGCCGACGGCACTTATACGGTTTCACTGCGTGCTCCATTGAATAACAAGCAGGGGGCAGTTGCGGTCTGCGGGCAGTTCCCGACCGGTGGTGGTCGTGAAGCCGCTGCGGGGGTTAACGCATTGAGTAGAGATGATGTAACTGCGTTTATTGATGCAGTTGAAACGTACTACGCGTAG